One part of the Mesorhizobium sp. M4B.F.Ca.ET.058.02.1.1 genome encodes these proteins:
- the sctL gene encoding type III secretion system stator protein SctL, with protein sequence MTAELSEGPIAPQMRPIGPLIPASELETWHSAAQALAAAERHRQRVRNWARAVYQRAWVRGHMEGSNAGTEEMAGLIAETISEIARRKAALEQELPQLVMEILSDLIGAFDPGELLVRAVRHAIECQYSGAEVCLHVSPMQVDMLAREFARCDGQDGRPRVRIEPDPTLSPQRCVLWSEYGNVDLGLDAQMRALRLGFGTLCEKGEL encoded by the coding sequence ATGACAGCCGAACTTTCCGAGGGGCCAATAGCGCCGCAGATGCGTCCAATCGGACCACTGATACCCGCGAGCGAGCTCGAAACCTGGCACAGCGCCGCGCAAGCGCTTGCCGCGGCAGAACGGCATCGGCAGCGCGTTCGAAACTGGGCACGCGCCGTTTACCAGCGGGCGTGGGTGCGCGGCCACATGGAGGGCTCGAATGCAGGCACCGAGGAGATGGCAGGGCTGATTGCGGAGACAATCTCCGAAATCGCGCGACGAAAGGCGGCTCTGGAGCAGGAATTGCCGCAGCTCGTGATGGAAATATTGAGCGATCTTATCGGCGCTTTCGATCCGGGCGAGCTACTGGTGAGGGCTGTTCGTCACGCCATAGAGTGTCAATACAGCGGCGCCGAAGTTTGCCTTCATGTTTCTCCCATGCAAGTCGACATGCTTGCACGAGAGTTTGCTCGATGCGACGGCCAGGATGGTCGACCAAGGGTGCGGATCGAGCCCGACCCGACGTTGTCGCCGCAACGGTGCGTGCTGTGGAGCGAGTACGGCAATGTCGACCTGGGACTTGACGCCCAGATGCGCGCGCTGCGCCTTGGTTTCGGGACGCTATGTGAAAAAGGCGAGCTATGA
- a CDS encoding nodulation protein NolU, which yields MLLLSRPFAKECLQLDVGDISLPMPIQTARPDGPHQLRFPGASELAASAHPTRLAARLDPALSAETLVKLQKCSRLHPRLAELLGNYDVDLNHIGCRPDLLRGHDPYRAALLAGSIWHARSLVAFVSQPELAILVKRIGVDAHAFGIRHLLHAVENRLIADPEKLAQQIEYDGHACLGAWLQDSSATERNRVLLRLPEGTAAETPAPEHWTAAGQLLSLVLAHFETETPVK from the coding sequence ATGCTTCTGCTGTCGAGGCCATTCGCAAAAGAATGCCTGCAATTGGACGTGGGTGACATCTCATTGCCAATGCCTATACAGACCGCCCGACCTGATGGTCCGCACCAATTGCGTTTTCCGGGCGCGAGCGAGCTTGCGGCTTCGGCCCATCCGACCCGTCTAGCGGCGCGTCTTGATCCAGCGTTATCGGCAGAAACGTTAGTGAAGTTGCAGAAGTGTTCCAGACTGCATCCAAGGCTGGCAGAATTGCTGGGCAACTATGACGTGGATCTGAACCACATCGGCTGCAGGCCGGACCTTCTACGCGGGCACGATCCATATCGAGCTGCCCTTCTTGCTGGTAGTATCTGGCATGCCCGTTCGCTGGTCGCGTTTGTCTCTCAGCCTGAGCTTGCCATCCTTGTTAAACGCATCGGCGTGGATGCACACGCATTCGGAATCCGACACCTGCTGCATGCCGTTGAGAACAGACTGATCGCGGACCCAGAAAAACTCGCTCAGCAAATCGAATACGATGGACATGCATGTCTTGGGGCTTGGCTCCAGGACAGTTCAGCGACCGAGCGTAACCGCGTGCTTCTTCGGTTGCCCGAGGGGACTGCCGCGGAGACTCCAGCACCTGAGCATTGGACCGCCGCCGGCCAATTGCTTTCACTTGTACTAGCTCATTTTGAGACAGAGACCCCGGTGAAATGA
- the sctJ gene encoding type III secretion inner membrane ring lipoprotein SctJ: MRGLSGWRSVRLVMLLVLVALSACKTDLYTQLQEREANEMLALLEDNGVAAIRVVAKDGTSTIQVDEKLLAFSINLLNAKGLPRQSFKNLGEIFQGSGLIASPTEERARYVYALSEELSRTISDIDGVFSVRVHVVLPHNDLVRAGATPSSAAVFIRHDAKTNVAALLPKIKMLVADSIEGLSYDKVEVVLVPVERSAHEQRPDPTAVLPQASTPLPAPILATVTGFAAAVFAVACYLLVSVATRRRKQSTGVSKVEGRRDASAVEAIRKRMPAIGRG, translated from the coding sequence ATGCGTGGCCTGTCAGGGTGGCGGTCGGTTAGACTTGTCATGCTGCTAGTTCTCGTCGCCCTCAGTGCTTGCAAAACCGACCTCTACACGCAATTGCAAGAGCGTGAGGCAAATGAAATGCTCGCACTTCTTGAAGACAACGGGGTCGCCGCGATCCGGGTGGTCGCCAAGGATGGGACCAGCACGATCCAGGTTGACGAAAAGCTGCTCGCCTTCTCAATCAACCTTCTGAACGCCAAGGGGTTGCCGCGCCAATCCTTCAAGAACCTCGGTGAGATATTCCAAGGATCAGGCCTGATTGCCTCGCCGACCGAGGAGCGTGCCCGTTACGTGTATGCCCTGAGCGAAGAGTTGTCGCGGACGATCAGCGATATCGATGGCGTTTTTTCTGTACGTGTTCACGTCGTGCTGCCGCATAACGACCTTGTGCGAGCCGGCGCCACGCCATCCTCGGCCGCGGTGTTTATCAGGCACGACGCCAAAACAAATGTCGCGGCTCTGCTGCCAAAGATAAAGATGCTGGTAGCCGACAGCATCGAAGGCTTGTCCTACGATAAGGTGGAAGTGGTTTTGGTGCCGGTAGAACGGTCCGCACACGAGCAACGGCCCGATCCGACTGCTGTTTTGCCACAAGCATCAACACCTCTTCCTGCGCCAATTCTGGCGACCGTGACAGGTTTTGCCGCAGCCGTATTCGCAGTGGCCTGTTATCTCTTGGTCAGCGTTGCTACGCGTCGGCGCAAGCAATCAACCGGCGTTTCCAAGGTCGAGGGGCGCCGGGATGCTTCTGCTGTCGAGGCCATTCGCAAAAGAATGCCTGCAATTGGACGTGGGTGA
- a CDS encoding nodulation protein NolB, producing the protein MMMPVTSISATLTAGLPRVGSPSIVEQAQFERALGHAADSLKNNAAAEPASAAPVAAAMDVQRAAAPTSGMGDRVLQTISSLYPHNTVSFPALDHDIALSKGALPGPAQKLPVAGEAGTGISGIPQQGQDFETMMAGLRDVYNGVTQVALISKGVSGVTSSVNKLLKEG; encoded by the coding sequence ATGATGATGCCTGTCACGTCGATCTCTGCCACTCTAACGGCTGGCCTCCCCAGGGTCGGATCACCGTCGATTGTCGAGCAGGCCCAGTTTGAGCGCGCCTTAGGGCATGCAGCCGACTCGCTGAAAAACAATGCCGCCGCGGAGCCAGCGAGTGCGGCGCCAGTTGCTGCGGCGATGGATGTTCAGCGCGCGGCTGCGCCGACGAGCGGCATGGGCGATCGCGTGTTGCAGACGATTTCCTCCCTATATCCACACAACACTGTTTCCTTCCCCGCGCTCGACCATGACATAGCCCTTTCGAAGGGCGCTCTACCGGGACCGGCGCAGAAGCTTCCCGTCGCAGGTGAGGCGGGAACCGGAATCTCGGGCATTCCTCAACAAGGGCAAGACTTCGAAACGATGATGGCTGGTCTTCGGGATGTTTACAACGGCGTCACCCAGGTGGCGCTTATCTCCAAAGGCGTCAGCGGCGTCACATCATCCGTGAATAAACTTTTGAAGGAAGGCTGA
- a CDS encoding secretin N-terminal domain-containing protein produces the protein MPRTLIQPVTLHVLRLLCAGFFLSTGIHPAHAVPLSLPATPYRYTVLDQELAAALQEFGNNLNIRVNISPAVKGRIRGRMPDLPPRAFLDRLTNLYGLQWYYDGLVLYVSAAQESQTRMLLMTSIRFDAFKGALDKLDISDERYVVKPVPGNGLVFVSGPPRFVALVEQTFNGLVAEAQAQTHIAATPKESVLILFRGSSTTVVRDGRPDASYSSDIPQQDSVGGKPELGKK, from the coding sequence ATGCCGAGAACGCTTATCCAACCCGTCACCCTGCATGTTTTGAGACTTCTCTGTGCCGGGTTTTTTCTGTCCACCGGGATTCACCCGGCGCACGCAGTCCCGCTGTCCCTTCCGGCGACACCCTATAGATACACGGTTCTGGATCAGGAACTCGCTGCAGCGTTGCAGGAATTCGGCAACAACCTGAATATCAGGGTCAACATCAGTCCTGCGGTGAAGGGGCGAATTCGCGGACGTATGCCTGATTTGCCACCGCGCGCGTTCCTCGACCGCTTGACGAACCTTTACGGTCTCCAATGGTACTATGACGGCCTTGTGCTCTATGTGTCTGCTGCACAAGAATCGCAAACTCGAATGCTTTTGATGACGTCGATTCGCTTCGATGCGTTCAAGGGGGCTCTCGACAAGCTTGATATCTCCGACGAGCGCTATGTGGTCAAACCCGTGCCAGGCAATGGCCTCGTCTTCGTTTCCGGTCCACCGCGCTTCGTCGCACTCGTGGAGCAGACCTTTAACGGCTTGGTGGCGGAGGCGCAGGCGCAGACTCACATAGCGGCCACGCCAAAGGAATCAGTGCTGATCTTGTTTCGCGGCTCCTCCACTACGGTCGTTCGCGACGGACGACCGGATGCTTCTTATTCTTCTGACATCCCACAACAGGATAGCGTTGGCGGGAAGCCTGAGCTGGGCAAGAAATGA